In one window of Oceanivirga salmonicida DNA:
- the lpdA gene encoding dihydrolipoyl dehydrogenase: MALEVIMPKAGIDMTEGQIVKWNKKVGEFVKEGELLLEIMTDKTSMELEAEEDGYLLAILKEDGETVPVTEIIGYLGAEGEQVPTGKSEVKKEEVVEEVAKVEKEVKVESKEVARDKKDVEYDTVVIGGGPAGYVAAIKAAQIGGKVAIIEKDELGGTCLNRGCIPTKAYLHNAEIIEGVHNAANRGIMIENSNISIDMEKVLKMKNKVVKTLVGGVGALLKSNKVDVFKGVGTINKDKNVVVGDKILTTNTIILAGGSKVSKINIPGIESKLVMTSDDILELNEVPETLAIIGGGVVGMELGQVFSTFGSKVTVVEMMDRIVPAMDKEVSKTLQTLLSKKGMNILTATSLKEIIEENGKLRLKLDGKDDVIVDRALLSIGRVPDLEGMGEIEFELERGKIKVNEYMETSVPGIYAPGDINGIKMLAHAAFRMGEVAAENAIHGNKVKAKLQCTPSAIYTLPEVGSVGLTEEQAKEKYDIQIGRFNFAANGRAIACDENHGFIKVIADKKYGEVLGVHIIGPAAAEMINEAAALMEVEATVEEVMKTIHGHPTYSEAMYEAYADVLNMSVHVMKK, translated from the coding sequence ATGGCATTAGAAGTTATTATGCCCAAAGCTGGAATTGATATGACAGAAGGGCAAATTGTTAAATGGAATAAAAAAGTAGGAGAATTCGTAAAAGAAGGAGAATTACTTTTAGAAATCATGACTGATAAAACTAGTATGGAATTAGAAGCAGAAGAAGATGGTTATCTATTAGCAATATTAAAAGAAGATGGAGAAACAGTACCTGTAACTGAAATAATAGGTTATTTAGGTGCAGAAGGTGAACAAGTACCTACTGGTAAATCAGAAGTTAAAAAAGAAGAAGTAGTTGAAGAAGTTGCAAAAGTTGAAAAAGAAGTAAAAGTTGAAAGCAAAGAAGTTGCAAGAGATAAAAAAGATGTAGAATATGATACAGTTGTTATTGGTGGTGGACCTGCTGGTTATGTTGCCGCTATAAAAGCAGCACAAATTGGTGGTAAAGTTGCAATAATAGAAAAAGATGAATTAGGTGGAACATGTCTTAATAGAGGATGTATACCAACTAAAGCATACTTACATAATGCTGAGATAATAGAAGGCGTACATAATGCTGCTAATCGTGGAATAATGATAGAAAATTCTAATATATCAATAGACATGGAAAAAGTTTTAAAAATGAAAAATAAAGTTGTTAAAACATTAGTAGGTGGAGTAGGTGCTTTATTAAAGAGCAATAAAGTTGATGTATTTAAAGGTGTAGGAACTATTAATAAGGATAAAAATGTAGTTGTTGGAGATAAAATTTTAACTACTAATACCATTATACTTGCTGGTGGTTCTAAGGTAAGTAAGATAAATATACCTGGTATAGAATCTAAATTAGTTATGACTAGTGATGATATATTAGAATTAAATGAAGTACCTGAAACATTAGCAATAATTGGTGGTGGAGTAGTTGGTATGGAATTAGGACAAGTATTTAGTACATTTGGTTCAAAGGTAACTGTTGTAGAAATGATGGATAGAATAGTTCCAGCAATGGACAAAGAAGTTTCAAAAACATTACAAACATTATTAAGCAAAAAGGGTATGAATATTTTAACAGCTACTTCTTTAAAAGAAATTATTGAAGAAAATGGAAAACTTCGTTTAAAACTTGATGGTAAAGATGATGTAATAGTAGATAGAGCATTATTATCAATAGGTCGTGTACCTGATTTAGAAGGTATGGGAGAAATTGAATTTGAATTAGAACGTGGTAAAATTAAAGTTAATGAATACATGGAAACTTCAGTACCAGGTATTTATGCACCAGGTGACATTAATGGTATTAAGATGCTAGCACATGCTGCATTTAGAATGGGTGAAGTTGCTGCTGAAAATGCTATTCATGGAAATAAGGTAAAAGCTAAATTACAATGTACACCATCAGCAATATACACATTACCAGAAGTTGGTTCAGTAGGATTAACTGAAGAACAAGCTAAAGAAAAATATGATATACAAATAGGTAGATTTAACTTTGCAGCTAATGGTCGTGCAATAGCATGTGATGAAAATCATGGTTTCATTAAAGTTATTGCTGATAAGAAGTATGGAGAAGTATTAGGAGTACATATTATAGGACCAGCAGCAGCAGAAATGATAAATGAAGCTGCAGCATTAATGGAAGTTGAAGCAACTGTAGAAGAAGTAATGAAAACTATACATGGGCATCCAACTTATTCAGAAGCTATGTATGAAGCATACGCAGATGTTTTAAATATGTCAGTACATGTAATGAAAAAGTAA